Within Desulfobacterales bacterium, the genomic segment ATATGGTAGATTTGTGCATTTGTGTCGACGCATATGGAATGATAACCAGCAACAGCCTTTTAATGCCGTTTTAAGTAAGGGAAATTGCGCTATTGTTCATGGCGATTGTCAATTTTGGCCATCTGCAGGATCGTCATTTCAGAATAAAATACATCCGTTTAAATTAAACCATTTGGGGGAAATCAATTGTGCCTAAACATCCTTTGTTTATCCTAAATTTAGTGCACAAGCATCAAATTGTCAGTTACAGATCAAAATAGTCGATCTGAAGCTTCGATCTCTTATTTTTATTGAATTTTTAGACGGATACCATATCCGAATCTACACAATATAAAAACGATTGCGGAGGCTTTGGTGGCGGTCAATCAACCAAGGCAGATGAGTTGGCCATCGGAAAGAAACGTGAATTCTAATTCCTCCAAACCTTTAATGTACAATGAAACTTAAACAAATGAAGCCCATCTGTATTGCTCCTCTCATCACACTTTTCTTGTTGTTAGCAGGACCGTTTCAGGCAGTCGCGGATTTGCCGCCCAGGGAAACGGTGCGCCAATGGATCAAGGAGATGAAAACATCTCCTAAGGGACCTTTTTCGCGCATTCGCTGGTTTTGCAACGATGGAAGCATCCTGGCCCCAAAGCCTTACGCCTGCAAAGACCATGATGGCGGAGTGCAACATGGCGAATGGACCGATCGTGTAAAGCAATTGCGCGCTGGCGGATATTATATTGCCAATGTACTTGCCTCTCTTGACATAGACCAAATCACAACTGCACCGGGCTATTCCGATCTTTATAATCAGATTCTAATCGAAAAATTTTTGATTTCTGTCGACGACGGCTGGATTTTTCGCAAGGCGCGTTTTTACCGGGGGGCGATTCAAGCCGAAGATGAAACCGCTAAGGCAAGAGCGCTGTTACTGGAACTTGCCGACAAGGACATCTGGTGCTCACGTGGAATTGCGCCCCTGAGAATCGGTGCGAGCTTATTGGAGCATGGGGCTGAAACCAGAAGCGTCGCACGGGTTCGTCAACAGTCTCTTGCTCTATCAGAAAAAGATAAGAAGTTTCTGCCGCTGCGCATCAAAATTCATAATCAGCCGGATCGAGAAGACGCCCAGCGGGTCCGGGACTATGCCGCGGGCATTAAAGATTCAGATCTGGCTGCGCAGTACGCACGTTTGGCAGACGAAATTGACAAGGTATTTACATCCGAATCCACCTCACAGCTTTTGAAGGATTTACAAACAAAAATCAGCAGTAATTCTGAACTAACCCAGGAAATAGCGGTGGTCATCAAAACATTAGAAACAACCAGCGATCCCACCATCCGGTTTGCTGCAACGGGCAAGATGATGGCGACGATCAGAAGACAATTGTTAAATGTTCGAGGCGGCGAACTTCGTCTAACTGCACTGGACACCGGTCTGGCGATTGAGATCGAACATTATGCTGCTGGAAGGGATTTGATCGGGAGGCTGCAGACCGCTTCCAGGCGCGAGCATCTGCAATGGCTTGAAAGCAGCAGCTTGGCCATGTATGGTGCCGGTCTCATATCGGCCATTCAGCTGCAGGATTTGCAGGCGACTTTCGCAAAAATAGAAGGCGACACCATCTCCTTAGAGAATTACAAGGCTGCACTCGATTACCTGGCCCGGGTGCCGGGCTGGTGCGCCCAGTGGCTTCGCTTCCATTTCCATGAAAGTATGCAAAAACTGGCTGAAATTGAGCCACTGGTTAACCGTGTTATCCAGGACGGCCTCCGGGGAAGCCCACTTTTCTTCTACTCAAGCGTATTGGACAGTCTGCTGCGCGATGCCCATCACCTTGTGGGATTGCGCCACGAGCTTTTTGGCCAGGACGTCGGTGCCGGCCTTCGCAGCCTTAATCCCGGCCTCGCCCGGGGTAAACTCCGATTGAGACCCGCGGGTCACTATGATGATTTTGATCTGCAAGGTATCTATTTATTACCAGAAACGATTGCAGAATTGCCGCCGGTAGCCGGTATTTTAACGGCAGGTGAAGGAAACCCTCTTTCTCACGTGCAGATGCTTGCGCGCAATTTGGGCATTCCGAATGTAATTGTTGATGAGAGCTTAATCACAAAGTTAAAAGAGCATGATGGGCAGAAAATCATTTTA encodes:
- a CDS encoding PEP/pyruvate-binding domain-containing protein, with translation MKPICIAPLITLFLLLAGPFQAVADLPPRETVRQWIKEMKTSPKGPFSRIRWFCNDGSILAPKPYACKDHDGGVQHGEWTDRVKQLRAGGYYIANVLASLDIDQITTAPGYSDLYNQILIEKFLISVDDGWIFRKARFYRGAIQAEDETAKARALLLELADKDIWCSRGIAPLRIGASLLEHGAETRSVARVRQQSLALSEKDKKFLPLRIKIHNQPDREDAQRVRDYAAGIKDSDLAAQYARLADEIDKVFTSESTSQLLKDLQTKISSNSELTQEIAVVIKTLETTSDPTIRFAATGKMMATIRRQLLNVRGGELRLTALDTGLAIEIEHYAAGRDLIGRLQTASRREHLQWLESSSLAMYGAGLISAIQLQDLQATFAKIEGDTISLENYKAALDYLARVPGWCAQWLRFHFHESMQKLAEIEPLVNRVIQDGLRGSPLFFYSSVLDSLLRDAHHLVGLRHELFGQDVGAGLRSLNPGLARGKLRLRPAGHYDDFDLQGIYLLPETIAELPPVAGILTAGEGNPLSHVQMLARNLGIPNVIVDESLITKLKEHDGQKIILAASPAGSVQIILDKGQLNHIFEQKTESVSLIRPDLEKLNLKNRKFIPLSQLRIKDSGRTVGPKAANLGELYHYYPEAVADGLAIPFGFFRNLLDQPHKNGKQTIFEWMEDEYGKILGMPPGSDKRDEKMESLRKELEDYMLNVDLDDAFRRGLAAALESVFGPDGTYGVFVRSDTNVEDLPGFTGAGLNKTIPNVVGFENILAAIPKVWASPFSRRAFAWRQSHMDMPQHVYASVLLLRSVPSQKSGVMVTRDIDTGEKGWLSVAVNEGVGGAVDGQAAESLRINVKTGEVHMLAQATAPWQRVLKTEGGITKVLVVDADPVLNADEIRQLIKLAQDLPKRWPYILDAGGNPIQADIEFGFIDGKLQLFQIRPFLESIQARSNNYLNNLDKDMSSQLGQKVNLDEHP